GTAGTCGCCGTCGTGGTAGTAGGCGGCACGGGCGCGACAACCGCCACAGCGGTCGTTGAACTTGCACTTGCCACAAGCACCGGCATAGGCCTTGGTGCGGAGCTTCTTGAACACTTCGGCGTTCGCCCAGATTTCGTCGAAAGGCGTATCGTGCACGTCGCCCGCCTCTTCCATCATGTAGGCGCAAGGACGCACCTTCCCTATCGGGCTCACGATGCAGTAGTCAAGGCCGGCGAGGCAACCACGGCTGTAACGCGTCTTGACGCCAAGCTGGTCGGCGATGCGCAGGAACTGCGGAGCACAGGTGGGTTTGACAGGGATGCCGAGCGTGCGGCTCTTTTCCATAATCTTACGGAGGAGTCCCTCGTATTCGGCGACGCGCAGCGCATGTCCTTCAATTTCTTTTCCGCGACCGACGGGAATCAGGAAGAAAATCTGGTGGTTCACCGCGCCGATTTCCTTGACCCAGTCCATGATATCGAAAATTTCGTTCTGGTTCCAGTCCATGATGGTCGTGTGAATCTGGAACGGGAGGCCCGCCGCCTTGCAGTTCTCGATGCCCATCATCGTAAGTTCGAAGGCGTTCGGGAGGCCACGGAAATCATTGTGACGGTCATGGTCGATGCTGTCGATGCTGATACCCATCGCCATCGCACCGGCCGCTTTGAGCTTGAACGCCAAGTCGTGCGTGATGAGCGTGCCGTTGGTGCCGAACACTGGGCGGAGTCCCTTGCTCGATGCGTGCGCGACCAAATCCACGATGTCGGGGCGGGTCATCGGCTCGCCACCGCTGAAAATCATGATCTTGAACCCCGCCTTCGCGATTTCGTCAATCAGCTTGAGGGCTTCCGCCGTCGTGAGTTCGGCCGCCTTGTTCTCGCCCGCGTCCTGGTAGCAGTGCTTGCAGGTCAAGTTACACTTGTTGGTGGTCATCCAAGATACAATCATCATAAACCTCGTTCAGAACGCCCTACAAGATAGAAATCCTTGTCGCAAAAATCACACTTGACGCGCCAAAACAGCCTTTTTGCCTTTTCTGAGTGCAAGTTCATTGCAAAAAAGCCTATATTGAAAGCATGTCGGTCAAGAAACTCCTGATTCTCGCGCTCATCGTAGCTGCCGCCTATTACGTTTTTGGCGTAAAGGGGTTCAATCCGTTTACCCCAAAAATTCCAGGGGATGTCCAGCTATATGCGCTAAACGGGGAAACAACGACATTGGACAACCTCACCGGTGAAAACGGCACCCTCATTTTCTCTATGGGCACGTGGTGTTCGTTCTGTGTCGAAGAAGTCGGGGTACTGAAATCATTGGCAGAAGACCTTCGCACCAATAAAATCAATGTAGTCATTTGCATGAACGGATACAGCAACGACGAAATCCATAACTGGATTTACAAGCAAGATTTCCCCTGGGACTGGAAAACAGTCTACTGGCAAGATTCGCTCTACGACACATTCCACATCAAGAAAAAGACGGTCCCCTACCTAACGGCACGAAACAAGAAGGGTGAAATATTCTACAGCAACTCCGGTATACACTACACGAACGCGCTATCGGAAATCGCCGCGAACATGCACAAAAATTAATTATTGGCCAACGGCATCCTTACGGCGGAATATAACCCAAAGGATGACGGCAAGGGTGGCCCCGATGAGGCACATGAACATGTCTGACTGGGTATCCCAAATGTAGCCCTGGGTGCCTAAGAAGGCCTCCGTATCGGTCGGATTGCTCAAAGACGCGAGCCACTCGATAATCTCGTAAAGCGCAGAAATCGCCTCGGCAACGCAGATGGCCAAGAAAACAGTCCAGCCAGTGGTCCTGAGCGGGGTTGTGCGGCGCAAAAGTTCAATGGTCAAGAGCGCCGGGGTAAAACCTTGCATGAAATGCCCTATCTTGTCGTAATTATTGCGCGTAAAGCCGAACCAATCCTCCATCCAGAAACCGAGCGGCACCTTCGCATACGAATAATGCGCCCCCACCAGAAGGACAGCCATGTGGAACGCCATCAGGGCATAAAGGTACGTGGGCATCCGGAATTTATTGTACGTCAGCAAGAGGACGAGAAGCCCGACAAGTGCCGGAGCAGCCTCCAGGACCCAAGTCAGGTAAGTATCAACAACCCCCACGGCAGACCAAAGAATCGTCAAAGAGACTAGTACAAGCAGGACAAGGTGGGATTTGGGAACATTTTTCATACCCCAATAATAATAAATATACCCCTCCCTCAAAAAAAGTTTCTTTTTTATGAGAACAGTCACCAAAAATAAGTTATAATATTACATAAATGCGTCTTTTATATTACATTATGCTTTTTAGGTTCAATTTTTTGCATTATATGAATGAATCCTATATAAAAAGCTATTTTTCGGGGCAAAAAAAGGATACCATGACAAAGAGAAGAGTTGTTATTACTGGTCTAGGCGCTGTTACACCCGTCGGCAAGTCCGTTCAGGGCATGTGGCAGGCCATTCAAGAGGGCAAAAGTGGAATTGCCCCCATTACCCTGTTCGATGCATCCAATTGTCCCGTAAAGATTGCAGCCGAAATCAAGGAATTCAAGCCCGAGGAACACGGAATTGACCCGAAAGAAGCCCGCCGCATGGCCCGCTTCACGCAATTCCTGGTAGCAGCAGCAAACGAAGCGGTCAAAGACGCGAACCTCTCCCGCGAGCAGCTCGCCGAAGACACCACCGGAATCGTGGCCGGTAATGGCCTTGCCGGCATGGACATTCTCGACGAGACATACAATAAGTATATCGAAGGCGGCAAGCGCAGGGTTTCCCCGCTCGCCATGCCCGAACTTATCCCGAACGAAGCGTGCGCCAACGTCTCCATAGCCTTAGGCATTACCGGACAAGCCCACACGATTTGCACCGCCTGTGCCTCCGGCACCGACGCCATCGGG
The uncultured Fibrobacter sp. DNA segment above includes these coding regions:
- the nirJ2 gene encoding putative heme d1 biosynthesis radical SAM protein NirJ2 produces the protein MIVSWMTTNKCNLTCKHCYQDAGENKAAELTTAEALKLIDEIAKAGFKIMIFSGGEPMTRPDIVDLVAHASSKGLRPVFGTNGTLITHDLAFKLKAAGAMAMGISIDSIDHDRHNDFRGLPNAFELTMMGIENCKAAGLPFQIHTTIMDWNQNEIFDIMDWVKEIGAVNHQIFFLIPVGRGKEIEGHALRVAEYEGLLRKIMEKSRTLGIPVKPTCAPQFLRIADQLGVKTRYSRGCLAGLDYCIVSPIGKVRPCAYMMEEAGDVHDTPFDEIWANAEVFKKLRTKAYAGACGKCKFNDRCGGCRARAAYYHDGDYMQEDSYCAYGRGIK
- a CDS encoding redoxin domain-containing protein, which codes for MSVKKLLILALIVAAAYYVFGVKGFNPFTPKIPGDVQLYALNGETTTLDNLTGENGTLIFSMGTWCSFCVEEVGVLKSLAEDLRTNKINVVICMNGYSNDEIHNWIYKQDFPWDWKTVYWQDSLYDTFHIKKKTVPYLTARNKKGEIFYSNSGIHYTNALSEIAANMHKN
- a CDS encoding DUF2238 domain-containing protein; amino-acid sequence: MKNVPKSHLVLLVLVSLTILWSAVGVVDTYLTWVLEAAPALVGLLVLLLTYNKFRMPTYLYALMAFHMAVLLVGAHYSYAKVPLGFWMEDWFGFTRNNYDKIGHFMQGFTPALLTIELLRRTTPLRTTGWTVFLAICVAEAISALYEIIEWLASLSNPTDTEAFLGTQGYIWDTQSDMFMCLIGATLAVILWVIFRRKDAVGQ